A segment of the Cutaneotrichosporon cavernicola HIS019 DNA, chromosome: 6 genome:
AGTTGAACGGCACGTCGCCGACCGAATCGACCAAGAACCGCCAACGCATCGACACTGGGTCGCGCCATTCGCGCAGGCCTAGTGCCGATGACGCCCCGTCCCCAATGTCTGGCCGCAGGGGCCTTCGCTCGCCTGACTCGTCTGCGACACTGTCGCGCACTAACTTGAATCACGTGCCGACGTTGGCCGAAGCGAGCATGATGAGACcggaggagctcgtcgcaGCGGGCCTGCAGCGGCGTGAGGCGGGCGACAAGCCCAAGTCGGCGTGGTTCTTCATgaaggccgccgagctcggcagcgtCACAGGCCAGCTACACTGGGGTATTGCGCTCCGTCACGGGTGAGTTTTAGCTCAATCTTTATGATTGGGTACGTGTGCTAACGGCAGCCTGGGAATTGGGCGCGACGAAAGACGTGCCTTCACCGAGCTTAGTGAAGCCTGCGACCGTGGTCTGGCCGAGGGCGTCTTCGACCTGCGCGCTGCGGTTGGCTcgctcctccctcccactACTGCCCGCCAGATGCCGCGTGACTTGGCCGTCGGGCTGTTCGAACTGAGCAACTGCTACCTTGATGGCGCGGGCACGCGGCGCAACGCCGATCTTGCACTAGAGTATCTGCGCATGGCGGGTTCGCTGGGTGACATGGCTGCGCAGGAgcagcttggcctcgtgCTCTCTAAAGGCATGAACAGCGTCAAGAAGGACTTGCGTGAGGCGGCCAAGTGGTaccgcgccgccatccaGAACGGGTCCAACACGCCGGGCCTTGCATGGGTGTGGAAGGACAAGTACAACGATGCGTAAGCGCCGAGCTCTGAGCACCAAGCCTCGAGCAGAGCGAGATGGCTGGACCGGGAGTCGCCACTTAGCTCACAGAGGAGCGCTGAACCCACCATGAAGGATGGCTAGGATTAGACACTCGTTTGCATCCGGAATAGCATTAGCCATTAGGCCACTTTGTAGCGAGTATTAGGATGGATGCCACGTGGTTGGCCATATCTCCGAACCTCCGGCCGTGGCGGTCGTGGCAGTCGATTTTGCCACCGCTCCTGCATGGGTGGATTGACAAAAGAAGTCGAGACAGCCGTCAGTCAGCACTCAGATACATTCAAAATGGCTAGCACAAAGTgagtcggcgcggcgggagGCCAGCTGCACACAGCCCACGTCTGTCAGCTGGATGGAGACTGCACGGTTACATGCAAcggagctgacggcagactCAACGACtgggcggacgaggactgTGAGTGTGGCGTCTCCGAATCTTCGAGGCacccgcgcgccgcctgtACGCGCACACGCTTGCGCAGGCGTGCGCAATCAGGACTGTtggtgggaggagtggagagaGACGAGGGACTGGAAGCTGGACCTcggagatggaggaaggaaggaaggccGGAGATGGGAATCGACACGACAACATCCGCGCGTTCCTCGGGCTGTCGGAGTGGCAAGCAGCATGGCACTGTGCCAGCGATGTGCCCGTTGATATTGGGGTAGAGCActgccgacgacgtggcCGATGTAGCGTTGTGCGGATGTGCGCCGCACGGCCTCGCATGGTCCTTACTTcccacctcggcggcccTCCACCACGAGGTCTCACCGGGCCTCGCACGATGGGCGGAGAGCAAGGGACTGGGTGGCGGAttcatcgaggaggaggtggcgtTCGCTCTATCATCTCCGACAGGAAGCAGCTCAATACCCCTCGCCGCTGGCGAGGACCTCTACCagctcctcatccctctGAACTGTCTCTCCGTCCCGACTcatcccacctcccaccttcctcctgcaatcttctctccctcccctcccactACCTTGCACCTTCCCTCCGGCCTTTCCTCAATGTTATTGTCGCACaagctaaccccagtcgagctcccacccaccaccgAGACGACGGGCGCGGACGGGATCACGACGATCATCTCGTGGAAGCTCGATGAGAATGACAAAAAGGTCAAGGTGACGCGGAGGGTTCGCCGCAAGGTGCAGACTTCGTTGGTGTCACACTCAGTCGCTGAGCGCAAGCACTGGGCCAAGTGAGTTTTGAGTTGGCCAATCCTACCTGGGTGCGAGGACTATGCCAACACTGGTCCTTCCGCACATTCTCGTGATGCAGCCTGACACCAGGTTCGGCAGTgacaagggcaagccgGCCGGCCCCGACCGCCAGACGACCATCATTGGCGAGAACATGCACTTCAAGATTGCGCCTGTTACGCGGCAGGCTGCCGacgcggctgcggctgaggctgcggccaacgaggcggccaaggctgcgcCGGGCAAGGCTGTCGTCTGTCGTCTCTGCAAGGGTGGACACTTTACTGCCAAGTGTCCGTACAAGGACCAGCTTTCCGAGCTCGACtctgccgctgccgccctcgaccccgaggaggaggctgctATCCGTGGCCCAGGCCTCGCTGCCCCTGGATCGGGCGTTACGGGACGCTATATCCCGCCTGGACagcgtggtggcggtgcTGGCGAGTCCATGTTCCGCtcgcgcgacgacctccccaccctccgTGTTACTTCGCTTTCGGTCGATGCgcaggacgacgacctgcgGGCCCTGTTCGAGCCGTTTGCGCGTGGTGgtcgcctcgctcgcgccaATGTTGTGCGTGACCGTGAGACGCGCGAGAGCAAGGGTTTCGGGTTTGTGTCGTTCGAGAGCCGCAAGGACGCGGAGGCCGCACTCGAGAAGATGAATGGGTACGGTTACGACAGTCTTATTCTCAACGTCTCGTGGTCCCGTGAGTACCCTGTGGGCTCTAGTTTGCGCCTGCCACGACACACCATTGCTAACGCACAGAGCCCCGCGAGCCGCGCCCGTAATTGTTTCCAGGATGTGTTGCGTAGACCATGGTTGCACCATGCATGTGTATACGATACGTTGTGTGACCAAAGCGCACAGTTTGTGCATGGCTGCCGCAAAGATTTAGAGCAGTGGCAGAGTATAAGATTCACTTAGAA
Coding sequences within it:
- the TIF35 gene encoding uncharacterized protein (RNA-binding component of the eukaryotic translation initiation factor 3 (eIF-3) complex, which is involved in protein synthesis of a specialized repertoire of mRNAs and, together with other initiation factors, stimulates binding of mRNA and methionyl-tRNAi to the 40S ribosome. The eIF-3 complex specifically targets and initiates translation of a subset of mRNAs involved in cell proliferation. This subunit can bind 18S rRNA), translating into MASTKLNDWADEDFELPPTTETTGADGITTIISWKLDENDKKVKVTRRVRRKVQTSLVSHSVAERKHWAKFGSDKGKPAGPDRQTTIIGENMHFKIAPVTRQAADAAAAEAAANEAAKAAPGKAVVCRLCKGGHFTAKCPYKDQLSELDSAAAALDPEEEAAIRGPGLAAPGSGVTGRYIPPGQRGGGAGESMFRSRDDLPTLRVTSLSVDAQDDDLRALFEPFARGGRLARANVVRDRETRESKGFGFVSFESRKDAEAALEKMNGYGYDSLILNVSWSQPREPRP